AAGCCCGGGCCGGCCGTGCAGCTCGTGACCGCGGCCTACCGCGAGCTCGTCGCGGCGCGCCGCGACGGCGCGAGCGCCGACCCCCGGCGTGCGGCGCGCCTGGTCGGGGCGCTGCGCGGCGTCCGGCTCGATCCCTATCAGCTCGGCGCCGTGTGCGCGCTCGCCGAGGTCAGTGACTCGCTGCGCGACCGGGCGCTGGCGGCGGTGCCCGAGGAGCTGCTGCGCGCCGCGGCGGCGGCGGGCATCGCGTTCACGCCCGGCTGGCCGTTCTCGGTCGAGCGCGCGCTCGGCTGCTGCGCGCGGCTGGCCGAGCGCTGGGACGAAGCCGGCCGCTGGCTCGACGACGCCGTGGCGCGCGCGCGCGACTCCGGCGCGCGCGTGGCGCTCGCGGAGGCATTGGTCGACCGCGCGCGCCTGTCGCTCGAGCGTGCCGACGCCCGGCGCGCCGCGCGCGACCTGGACGAGGCGCTGCCCCTGCTGGAGGCGCTCGCCATGCGGCCCGCGCTGCGCGACGCGCTCGCGCTCAGCCGCTCCGTGCGGCGCCCGAGCTGAGCGCCGGCCGAGTCACTGCCAGCCCACCACCCGGTAGCCGCGCTCCGCGAGACACTGCTCGACGAAGTGACGGTAGGCCGGGCTCGGGTTGCGGTGCGTGCGCAGGATGCCGCGCACGAGCCCGCCCGCAGCCCCGGCGGCCGCGCCCGCCGCCGCGCCCGCGCCCGGATTGCCCAGCACCGCGCCGCCCGCGGCGCCCGCCGCGCCGCCTGCGGCCGCGTCGGTCGCGCTCTCGCCCGCCACGTCGCCGGCGCGGTTGGAGCTCGCGCCGTATTCCTTCGCCAGCCGCGCGCAGTCGTCGAGGTCCTGGTCGACCAGTGACTCGTCGCGGGTCTGCAGCACCTCGTTCGGGTACAGGATCGGCTCGGGCGCGAGACACCCGGCGAGGAGACCCGCGCAAGCGGCCAGCGCGCAGGCCCGCCGCCGCACCTACTTCTTGCCCGGCGGAAAGCCCGCCAGGCCGGGATCGAGCTGCACGCCGAAGCTGTTCAGCGCCATCGACACCAGGTTGTAGTTGCCGACCGTGAACACCACGTCCATCAGCTGCTGCTCGTTCAAGTGTTTCGCCAGCGCGCTCCAGGTCGCGTCGGTCACGAACGCGTCGTTCCACAGCTCGTCGGTGGCGCGCAGGAGCGCCCGGTCGAGCTCGGACCAGCCCGGCGCGTCCGCGCCCGCACCGATGCGCTGGATCTCCGCGTCGCTCAGCCCCTCGCGCTTGCCGATCACCACGTGCTGCGCCCACTCGTACTCCGCGCTGCACAGCCAGCCGATGCGCAGGATCAGGATCTCGCGCTCGCGCGCCGGCAGTGAGTTCTTGCCCAGCACGTGGTTCGCGAACACCAGCCAGCGCTTGGCGAGCTTGGGGTAGTTGGCGAGCGTGCGGAAGATGTTGAGCGCCGGGAACGGCCCGGCCCCGCCGCTGACGGGTCCGAGCGATTCCTTGGCCTCGTCGCTCCACTGCTCGGGCGGGATCGCGCGCACTCGGGGGGAATTCAGGCGCATGTGGCTCTCCTCTACCCGATTCTACACCGCGACGGCCGCGTCGGAGGCCGAGCGAAGGCCGTTAGTATCTCGCGTCGAAGTCGATCTCGACCGGCTCGTCGCCTTCGAGCCGGGCCTGGCAGGCCAGGATCCAGCCTTTGGCCAGGTCCTTGGCCGTGAGCGCGTCGTGCACGCGCATCTGGACCTTGCCGCGCCGGAGCTGCGCCATGCACGAGCCGCAGTAGCCCTCCTCGCACGAGAACGACGGCTCGAGGCCGGCGCGGCGCGCCGCGGCGAGCAGGCTCTCGCCGGGCTGGGTCGGGATCTCGTGGCGCTGCTTGTCGAGCGTGCAGCTGAAGTGAGTCACTGCGGAGCCCGCCGCGGGCGTGGCGGCGGCCTCGCCACTCGCGCGGTCGGGGTCGGTGGGCGAGACGAAGCGCTCGATGAACACGTGGCCGTCCGCGCCCACGCGGCGCTCCTCGAGCGAGCCCTCGACGATGTCCATGAAGGGCCCGGGCCCGCAGATGTAGAAGTCGGCGTGCTCGAGACCCGCGAAGGCGTCCTTCACGTTCTGCGCGTGCATGAAGCCCCGCTCGGCGTCCAGGTGGTGGTGCACGCTGAGCCGGTCCGGGTATCTCGCCCGCCAGCGCTCCAGCTCGTCGCGGAAGATGATCGAGTCACGGTCGCGGTTGGCGTACACGAGCTTCACGCTGCGGCGCGTGCTCACGAGCGCAGACTTCAAGAGCGACAGGATCGGAGTGATTCCGCTCCCGCCGCCGAACATCACCAGCGGCCGCTCGGCCTCGCCGCGCCGCAGCACGAACAGGCCCTCGGGCGGCTTCACGTCGATCGTGCTGCCGTTCGCGAGCTGGTCGTTGAACCAGTTCGAGACCCGGCCGCGCTCCACCCGCTTCACCGTGACCTGGGGAAGTGAGTCGCATTCGGGCGCGCTGGAGAGCGAGTAGCAGCGGTGCAGCCGCATGCCCTGGAACGGCACCTCGAAGGTCAGGAACTGGCCGGGCACGTAGCGGAACAGCTCCGCGAGCGCGGGCGGGACCTCGAACGCGAACGAGCGGGTGTCGGGGGTCTCCTGCACGACGGCCGCGATGCGCAGCGTGTGGAAGGCGTGCTTGGGGTCGGGGGTCGACATGGGGAGGCGAGCCTAAACGAATGCGTCCGGGCCCGCCATTCAGGCCAGGACCAGGAGCGCGGCCAGCGCCTCGAGTGAGTCGACCGACACGTCGGCGTGCTCGCGGAACGGGAAGGCGCCCTCGGGATCGACGTACACCGTGGCGGTGCCGGCGGCGCGGCCGGCCAGCAGGTCGAAGCGGTAGTCGCCGACCATCACCGCAGCCTCGGGCGCGGCGCTCCAGCGCGCGAGCAGGCGGTGGATGCCCTGCGGGTCGGGCTTGGGCGCGGCGGCCTCGCGTCCCACCACGCACTCGGCCGCGAAGAAGCGCGCCAACCCGCACGCGCGCAAGGTCTCGAGCGCGTTCGCATGACTGTTGCGGGTCAGGATGCCGAGCGTCGCGCCCCGTCCGGAGAGTGACTCGAGCAGCCGCTCCGCGCCCGCGGCCGCCCGCGCGCCGCGCGCCAGCTCGAGCTCGAGCGCGTCGAGCTGCGCGAACAGCTGGCGGGCACGTGACTCGGGCAGCGACGCGAGCTGCTCCAGGATGGGCTTGCCCGGCTCCAGCCCCAGCTCGGCGCGGATCGCGTCGAAGTCGTGCACGGCGACGGTCAGCGTCCCGTCCATGTCGAAGATCCAGTGCCGGCGCGCCGCGAGGTCCACGGCGCGGGAGACTGCCGCACTCGGCGCTAGAAGGGCAGGGCCGCGATCGCGCGGCCGATGCCGTCCTCGCGCGCCAGCTCCGCGGCGACCCGACGCGCGCCCTCGCGGTAGGTCGGGTTCTCCGCCAGGTCGCGCAGCGCCTCGGCGAAGCGCTCGGCAGTGAGTCGCCGGCGCGAGAACAGCCCCGGCCCGGCGCCCAGCGCGGCCAGGCGCTTGCCCCAGAACCACTGGTCGGCGATGAAGGGCACGACCAGCGACGGCACGCCCGCGCGCAGCGCGGCCGAGGTCGTGCCTGCGCCGCCGTGGTGCACCACCGCGCGCACGCGCGGGAACAGCCAGTCGTGCGGCGCCGCTTCCAGCGCGAACACCGTCTCGGGCAGCTCGACGCCTTCGAGCGCGCCCCAGCCCGAGAGCAACAAGCCCCGCTGGCCCGACAGCGCGAGCGCACGCACGACCTCGCGAGTCAGTGCCCGCGGGTCGGGCGCGGGCATGCTGCCGAAGCCCACGCACACCGGCGGCGGACCCGCGGCCAGGAACGCCTCGAGCGCGGCCGGCGGCCGCCAGCCCGGGTCGCGGTCGAGATACCAGTAGCCGGTGATCTCCAGCTCGTTGCCCCAGTCCGCCGGCTTGGGCACCACGGCGCGGCTGAAGCCGTACAGCGTCGGCCAGCGCTCGCGCGCGAACAGCGTGAAGGGGTTGCCGCCCGGCGGCAGGCCGAGCACGCGCTCGCGCGCGCGGTCGTAGGCGCCGCCCGCGACCCGGTACAGGAGCGACCAGCCGATCTTGTGACTCATGCGGCACAGCGCGCCGCGAAACGGCAGCCAGCGCGGCGGCTCGGGCAGGATCCAGCTGCCGAACTCGCGCGTGGCGTGCGCCGGCTGCAGGAAGGCGCACGCGAACGGCGTGCCGCGCTTGTCGTGCAGCGAGTGCGCGACCGGCAGCGCGGTGGGCGCCACCAGGATCGCGTCGGCGTCCTCGGTGTTCTGACACGCTTCGGTGTAGCCCTTCTCGAGCAGCGGCTCGAGCAGCTGGATCAGCTCGCGCACCATGCGCACCGGGTTGGCCATGCCGCGCACCAGCTCGCGCGCCTGCGGCGAGTGGATCAGCTCGCGCGGGTCGCCGGTGTCGAAGCTGCGCCACTCCACGCCCGCTGACTCGACGAACGAGCGGAACATCGGCGCCGCGCACACCGCGGTGCGGTAGCCCGCCGCGTCGAGGCCGCGCGCCAGCGCCACGTAGGGCTGCACGTCGCCGCGCGAGCCGAGGGTGAGGATGCACAGGCGCATAGGTCCCTCGACCATCGAGAAGCGGGCGGGATCGCTTGAATCTGACCGCTCAGCGCAGGCGCGAGATCAGCCAGAACAAGGCCGAGAGCGCCAGCGACAACACGATCGAGGTCGTGATGGGTACGTAGACGCGCAAGTTCGGTCGCTCGATGCGCAGGTCGCCCGGCAGCCGGCCCAGCCCGCCGAGCGAGGGCCAGAGCCACAGGGCGATGCCGAGCCCGACGACGACCAGACCCAGGATCACGAGCGCGCGCGGCAGCGGGGGCATGGCGCGAAGTCTAGTGCGCGCGTGCGAGAATCGAAGCATGCAAGAGCTCGAGCCGCGCATCGCCGCCTACGCCGCCCACCGCATGCCCGACGCCACGGACGTGCGCGTTGCGGCGGTCGAGCGCATCCACGGCGGCGCTTCGCGCGAGACGTTCCGCTTCCGGCTGCACTGGCGCGAGGGCGCGCGCGAGCTCGAGCGCCGCCTGATCCTGCGCCGCGACCCGCCCGGCAGCCTGATCGAGACCGACCGCGCGGCCGAGTTCGCCGCCTACCGGGCGTTTCGCGACAGCAGCGTGCCCGTGCCCGAGGCGCTCTGGCTGGAGAGTGACTCGCGCTGGCTCGATCACCCGTTCTTCGTGATGGAGGAGATCGTCGGCTGCGATGCCTCGCCCCAGGCGATCGTCGCGCCGCCCTACGCGCAGCATCACGACAAGCTGGCGCGCCAGAAGTGGACCATCCTGGGCCAGATCGCCGCGGCCGACCCCGAGAAGCTGGGCCTGGTGGGCGCGCTCCCGGAAGTGACTCCCGGCAACGCCTGGTGGCACGAGCTCGACCACTGGACGCGCGTGATCGACGAGGACGAGCTCGAGCCGCAGCCGATCATCCGCGCCGCGATCCGGCGCCTGCGGCGCGCGCCGCCGCCGCCGCCCGCGCGCCTGCACGTGGTGCACGGCGACTACCGCACCGGGAACTTCCTGTACGACGGCGAGGGCGACATCCGCGGCATTCTCGATTGGGAGATGGCGCACCTGGGTGACCCGCTCGAGGACCTCGCCTGGAGCATCAACCGCATCTGGTGCTGGGCGCGCGACGGGCGCGTCGGCGGACTCACCTCCAAGGCCGAGGCGATCCGCATCTGGGAGTCGGCGAGCGGCCTGCGCGCCGATCCCGGGGCGCTGCACTGGTGGGAGCTGTTCTCCAGCGTGAAGGGCCTGGCGATCTGGATCTCCGGCGGGCGCGAGTACCAATCGGGCTCGAACAAGGACCCGGTGCTGGCCTTCTCGAGCATCTGGCTCTCGAACGCGCAGAACCGAGCCGCGCTCGAGACGCTGGGCAAGCTGTCGTGAAGCCCGACGTCGGCACCGTGCTCGAGGTGGTCGGGGGCAAGCTCCTGCTCGAGGTCGCGCCTGCGGTCGGGCCGGGCTACCAGCGCCAGTCGGTGGCACTCACCGGCATCCTGCTCACCATGGTGAAGGAGGAGTGGGAGCGCTCCGCCTCGCGCCGGGTCGAGGAGAACGCCGCCCTGCGCGCGTTGTTCGGCCGCGCGGCGAGCGTGGTCACCGATCCGGAGCTGCGCCGGCGGCTGGGCGAGGCCGCGGCGAGCGCCGACGCGAGCTTCCAGATCTCGCTGCTCGAGCAGGCCAACGCCGCGCTGCGCACGCTGTTGATCGAGCTGCACGCGCACGTCGAGTCACTCGAGTCGCCCGCGGCGCGCGCGCTCGACGACGAGATCTGGAGCGAGCTGGTCGCGTCGACCGAGCGGCGCCGCTTCGGGCTCGCGCCGTTCTGAGTCAGGTCCGCGACAGGAAGCTGTAGAGCGCGAGCCCGCTCGCGAACAAGAGCACGAGCCAGGTCAGCACCGTGCCACCGAAGCGCCCGGGCGTGGTGCCGACCGAGCTGCCCAGCCCGAACGCGTGCAGCAGCCGCGCGGCGAACAGCCCCCCGCCCAGCGCGTGCAGCACGCCCGGCGACGTGCCGTCGATCTCGAGCACCAGCATGAGCAGGAGCACCATGGGCACGTACTCGATGAAGTTCCCGTGCACGCGGATGCGCTGCTGCATGAGCGGGTTCCCGCCGTCGCCGAAGCCGACCTTCTGCGAGACGCGCGTGCGCACGACCTGGATGGCCAGTGCCAGCATGAGAAGGCCGAGCAGCCCAGCCCAGAGCGCGGTGATCGGTGCCTGCATGACTCCCCCTTCGCGCGTGTCACGCGCGTGCCGGGAAGTGTGAGCCGCGCGAGCGCCGTGCGCTAGAGTCGCCGCCCGCCATGATTCGAAAGCCCGCGCTCGCCGCCGGTCGCGCGGCGCTCCACTGGGCCGCGCTCGCGGCGGTCTACGGCCGGCTGGCCGAGATCGCTTGTCTGCGCTTCCCGCTCGACTGGGACTTCCTGGCCTACCACCTGCCGGGCGCCCTGCAAGCCTGGGGACTCACGAGTTACACGCCCGAGCCGCGGCTGGTGGCGGTGATCGCGGGCTTCCCGCCGCTGCCGCGCGTGATCGAGGGCGGGCTCGTGTTTCTGACCGGGCGTTTCTCGATGGCCAGCGCGCTCAACCTGGTCGGCTGCGGCGCGCTCGCCGCCGGGCTCGGCTGGCTCTACGGGCGGCGCATCTCGCTGCGCTGGCTGGCGACCGCGCTGCTCGGCGTGCCGCTGTTCGTGTTCCACTTCCCGTCGGGCTACGTCGACCTGTTCACGGCGTCGTTCCTGGCGCTGGCGTTCGCGGCCCTCTCGGAGCTCGAATGCGAGTCACTGCGCCCGCGCGCAGCCGTGGGCGCGCTGGCCGTGGCGGCGCTCGCGCTCGCGCAGCTGTCGAAGTTCCAGGCCTGGCCGGTCGCGGCGGTGCTGGGCTCGGCGCTCTTGCTGCGCTTCGTCGGGCTGGCGCGCGCGGGCCAGCTGTCGCGGCGCGCGGCGGCGGCGCTCGTGGCCGCGCTCGTGCTCGGGCTGGGCGCCTGGCCGGTGCGCAACCTCGTGGTGTTCCACAATCCGGTGTACCCCGTGGTGTTTCCGGTCGCGCCCCGGCTGTTCCCCAACGCGACCGTGGAGGCGGACTCCGGCGCGTACAACCTGCCGACCTGGCTCGAGCCCCAGCCACGGCCCGTGCGCTTCCTGGCCTCGGTCGCGGAGTGGAGCCGCTTCTACTCGGGCGAGCGCTTCTACTGGTCGATCGACCAGAGCGCGCGCGCCGATCCGGCGCGCAGCCCCCACCACCGCCTGGGCGGCTGGTTCCCGTGGACGCTCCTGGCGTGCTTCGCGGGCGCCCTGCGCGCGCGCCGCGCCGGGAAGCTCGGCCGCAGCGCGCAGCTCGCGTTCGGGCTGGCGCTGCTCGGGGTCGCGTTCCTGCCGCAGTGCCAGGAGCTGCGCTACTGGCTGTTCGTGCCGCTCGGGCTCGC
The sequence above is a segment of the Myxococcota bacterium genome. Coding sequences within it:
- a CDS encoding carboxymuconolactone decarboxylase family protein, with the translated sequence MRLNSPRVRAIPPEQWSDEAKESLGPVSGGAGPFPALNIFRTLANYPKLAKRWLVFANHVLGKNSLPAREREILILRIGWLCSAEYEWAQHVVIGKREGLSDAEIQRIGAGADAPGWSELDRALLRATDELWNDAFVTDATWSALAKHLNEQQLMDVVFTVGNYNLVSMALNSFGVQLDPGLAGFPPGKK
- a CDS encoding MAPEG family protein, whose amino-acid sequence is MQAPITALWAGLLGLLMLALAIQVVRTRVSQKVGFGDGGNPLMQQRIRVHGNFIEYVPMVLLLMLVLEIDGTSPGVLHALGGGLFAARLLHAFGLGSSVGTTPGRFGGTVLTWLVLLFASGLALYSFLSRT
- a CDS encoding glycosyltransferase, translated to MRLCILTLGSRGDVQPYVALARGLDAAGYRTAVCAAPMFRSFVESAGVEWRSFDTGDPRELIHSPQARELVRGMANPVRMVRELIQLLEPLLEKGYTEACQNTEDADAILVAPTALPVAHSLHDKRGTPFACAFLQPAHATREFGSWILPEPPRWLPFRGALCRMSHKIGWSLLYRVAGGAYDRARERVLGLPPGGNPFTLFARERWPTLYGFSRAVVPKPADWGNELEITGYWYLDRDPGWRPPAALEAFLAAGPPPVCVGFGSMPAPDPRALTREVVRALALSGQRGLLLSGWGALEGVELPETVFALEAAPHDWLFPRVRAVVHHGGAGTTSAALRAGVPSLVVPFIADQWFWGKRLAALGAGPGLFSRRRLTAERFAEALRDLAENPTYREGARRVAAELAREDGIGRAIAALPF
- a CDS encoding DUF2905 domain-containing protein, with product MPPLPRALVILGLVVVGLGIALWLWPSLGGLGRLPGDLRIERPNLRVYVPITTSIVLSLALSALFWLISRLR
- a CDS encoding ferredoxin--NADP reductase; translation: MSTPDPKHAFHTLRIAAVVQETPDTRSFAFEVPPALAELFRYVPGQFLTFEVPFQGMRLHRCYSLSSAPECDSLPQVTVKRVERGRVSNWFNDQLANGSTIDVKPPEGLFVLRRGEAERPLVMFGGGSGITPILSLLKSALVSTRRSVKLVYANRDRDSIIFRDELERWRARYPDRLSVHHHLDAERGFMHAQNVKDAFAGLEHADFYICGPGPFMDIVEGSLEERRVGADGHVFIERFVSPTDPDRASGEAAATPAAGSAVTHFSCTLDKQRHEIPTQPGESLLAAARRAGLEPSFSCEEGYCGSCMAQLRRGKVQMRVHDALTAKDLAKGWILACQARLEGDEPVEIDFDARY
- a CDS encoding HAD-IA family hydrolase yields the protein MDLAARRHWIFDMDGTLTVAVHDFDAIRAELGLEPGKPILEQLASLPESRARQLFAQLDALELELARGARAAAGAERLLESLSGRGATLGILTRNSHANALETLRACGLARFFAAECVVGREAAAPKPDPQGIHRLLARWSAAPEAAVMVGDYRFDLLAGRAAGTATVYVDPEGAFPFREHADVSVDSLEALAALLVLA
- a CDS encoding phosphotransferase family protein, which produces MQELEPRIAAYAAHRMPDATDVRVAAVERIHGGASRETFRFRLHWREGARELERRLILRRDPPGSLIETDRAAEFAAYRAFRDSSVPVPEALWLESDSRWLDHPFFVMEEIVGCDASPQAIVAPPYAQHHDKLARQKWTILGQIAAADPEKLGLVGALPEVTPGNAWWHELDHWTRVIDEDELEPQPIIRAAIRRLRRAPPPPPARLHVVHGDYRTGNFLYDGEGDIRGILDWEMAHLGDPLEDLAWSINRIWCWARDGRVGGLTSKAEAIRIWESASGLRADPGALHWWELFSSVKGLAIWISGGREYQSGSNKDPVLAFSSIWLSNAQNRAALETLGKLS